From Labrus bergylta chromosome 22, fLabBer1.1, whole genome shotgun sequence, one genomic window encodes:
- the LOC109993392 gene encoding tetratricopeptide repeat protein 31 isoform X1, giving the protein MESDDDDKELPDHPVFQRFLGMFDGNPGFQRILRLGLRVAELESKEEIYEVQDVSQQPIQTSEYLKAANWSSDGRFIGKYTRQPSVANQVPYFTTNAELPPPASVEDQTKERGTEKKGRLLQEAKQYASKAERKRLKKQKQKEKKQQGKLDKEKPSPGTNDDGEDGACKTESKQLNYESNNSSSSDRQLASAKDTDRSDGSKEESSDGDTEDDCGDVEELDMASLFVSKAADIARRKMELKREKKQSPVKEDSKSSPGKTYEDSVIDKKDSVATSSLTFEDNVKISTDLANSGNRFASTGDYSMAVMYFTDAIKFNPTEFKLFGNRSFCFEKMQEYEKALADAELSLSMCPGWVKGLFRKGRALAGLKRYDEASQAFRDVLKLEGSYAEAAQELMRVQITQLMGFGFTREQSSNALILHGTVEKALKVLSKLNNRPAPVQNGAHPAARLVNVGGVSPVLSAIKPAPHPPQSHNAPKPPHLNKPLVPVQNMSIVKSQPQPVLNQAPRTYSTDPRQPHELFPIWVGNLFEPLTESDLKHLFNKAGVIHSVKFLSYKRCAFVNYTKQEYCDEAIRRFHGFDLNGAKIAVRYPDRIPQGIGISKSAIKAEDMEDVYTGYEYGRNAVGGGRPFRSTDTP; this is encoded by the exons ATGGAGTCAGACGACGATGACAAAG AGCTTCCAGACCACCCCGTCTTT CAAAGGTTTCTGGGTATGTTTGATGGAAATCCCGGTTTTCAACGGATATTAAGACTCGGGCTTCGTG TAGCTGAACTAGAATCAAAAGAGGAGATTTACGAAGTGCAGGACGTTTCCCAACAACCCATTCAAACCAGTGAATACCTTAAGGCAGCGAACTGGAGCAGTGATGGTAGATTTATTGGGAAATATACAAGACAGCCCAGCGTTGCCAATCAAGTTCCTTACTTCACTACAAACGCAGAACTTCCTCCCCCAGCCTCTGTGGAGGATCAGACCAAGGAGAGG GGTACTGAAAAAAAAGGCCGATTATTACAAGAGGCGAAACAATACGCCTCAAAGGCTGAGAGGAAACGGCTCAAGAAACAG aaacagaaggagaaaaaacagcaaGGGAAGTTGGATAAAGAAAAGCCGAGCCCCGGGACAAATGACGAT ggaGAAGACGGTGCATGTAAGACAGAGAGTAAACAACTTAATTATGAATCAAACAATAGCAGTTCCAGTGATAGACAGCTGGCGTCAGCAAAAGATACAGACCGCAGTGACGGAAGTAAAGAGGAATCCAGCGATGGAGACACCGAGGATGACTGTGGCGACGTTGAG GAGCTGGACATGGCGAGTTTATTTGTGAGCAAAGCTGCGGATATAGCCAGACGTAAAATGGAGctgaagagggagaaaaagcaaAGCCCTGTTAAAGAAGACTCTAAAAGCAGCCCGGGCAAAACTTATGAAGACTCAGTGATTGATAAGAAG GATTCTGTCGCTACCAGCAGCCTTACTTTTGAAGATAACGTTAAAATAAGTACCGACCTTGCAA ATTCAGGAAACAGGTTTGCCAGCACTGGAGACTATAGTATGGCTGTGATGTATTTCACTGATGCCATCAAATTCAACCCTACAGAGTTTAA GTTGTTTGGCAATCGGTCCTTCTGTTTCGAAAAGATGCAGGAATACGAGAAGGCGCTGGCGGACGCCGAGTTGTCTCTCAGCATGTGTCCAGGCTGGGTTAAAGGTCTGTTTAGGAAGGGCAGAGCTCTGGCAGGACTGAAG AGGTACGATGAGGCGTCTCAGGCCTTCAGGGACGTTCTCAAACTGGAAGGGTCATATGCAGAGGCTGCCCAGGAACTGATGCGGGTGCAGATAACACAGCTAATG GGGTTTGGATTCACTCGGGAGCAGAGCTCAAATGCTTTAATTCTTCACGGGACCGTAGAAAAAGCATTAAAGGTTCTGTCCAAATTAAACAATCGACCTG CACCTGTTCAAAATGGCGCTCACCCAGCAGCTAGATTAGTAAACGTCGGTGGAGTTTCTCCCGTCCTGTCTGCCATAAAGCCCGCTCCTCATCCCCCTCAGTCCCACAATGCACCAAAACCTCCACACCTGAACAAACCTTTAGTGCCTGTCCAGAATATGTCAATTGTCAAGAGCCAACCACAACCTGTTCTTAACCAGGCTCCAAGGACCTACAGTACAGACCCTCGCCAACCGCA TGAGCTGTTTCCTATTTGGGTGGGAAACCTGTTTGAACCTCTAACTGAGTCGGATTTAAAACACCTGTTTAACAA GGCTGGAGTCATCCATAGTGTCAAGTTCCTGTCTTACAAACGCTGTGCCTTTGTGAACTACACAAAGCAAGAGTATTGTGATGAAGCAATCCGACGCTTTCAT
- the LOC109993392 gene encoding tetratricopeptide repeat protein 31 isoform X2 has product MESDDDDKELPDHPVFQRFLGMFDGNPGFQRILRLGLRAELESKEEIYEVQDVSQQPIQTSEYLKAANWSSDGRFIGKYTRQPSVANQVPYFTTNAELPPPASVEDQTKERGTEKKGRLLQEAKQYASKAERKRLKKQKQKEKKQQGKLDKEKPSPGTNDDGEDGACKTESKQLNYESNNSSSSDRQLASAKDTDRSDGSKEESSDGDTEDDCGDVEELDMASLFVSKAADIARRKMELKREKKQSPVKEDSKSSPGKTYEDSVIDKKDSVATSSLTFEDNVKISTDLANSGNRFASTGDYSMAVMYFTDAIKFNPTEFKLFGNRSFCFEKMQEYEKALADAELSLSMCPGWVKGLFRKGRALAGLKRYDEASQAFRDVLKLEGSYAEAAQELMRVQITQLMGFGFTREQSSNALILHGTVEKALKVLSKLNNRPAPVQNGAHPAARLVNVGGVSPVLSAIKPAPHPPQSHNAPKPPHLNKPLVPVQNMSIVKSQPQPVLNQAPRTYSTDPRQPHELFPIWVGNLFEPLTESDLKHLFNKAGVIHSVKFLSYKRCAFVNYTKQEYCDEAIRRFHGFDLNGAKIAVRYPDRIPQGIGISKSAIKAEDMEDVYTGYEYGRNAVGGGRPFRSTDTP; this is encoded by the exons ATGGAGTCAGACGACGATGACAAAG AGCTTCCAGACCACCCCGTCTTT CAAAGGTTTCTGGGTATGTTTGATGGAAATCCCGGTTTTCAACGGATATTAAGACTCGGGCTTCGTG CTGAACTAGAATCAAAAGAGGAGATTTACGAAGTGCAGGACGTTTCCCAACAACCCATTCAAACCAGTGAATACCTTAAGGCAGCGAACTGGAGCAGTGATGGTAGATTTATTGGGAAATATACAAGACAGCCCAGCGTTGCCAATCAAGTTCCTTACTTCACTACAAACGCAGAACTTCCTCCCCCAGCCTCTGTGGAGGATCAGACCAAGGAGAGG GGTACTGAAAAAAAAGGCCGATTATTACAAGAGGCGAAACAATACGCCTCAAAGGCTGAGAGGAAACGGCTCAAGAAACAG aaacagaaggagaaaaaacagcaaGGGAAGTTGGATAAAGAAAAGCCGAGCCCCGGGACAAATGACGAT ggaGAAGACGGTGCATGTAAGACAGAGAGTAAACAACTTAATTATGAATCAAACAATAGCAGTTCCAGTGATAGACAGCTGGCGTCAGCAAAAGATACAGACCGCAGTGACGGAAGTAAAGAGGAATCCAGCGATGGAGACACCGAGGATGACTGTGGCGACGTTGAG GAGCTGGACATGGCGAGTTTATTTGTGAGCAAAGCTGCGGATATAGCCAGACGTAAAATGGAGctgaagagggagaaaaagcaaAGCCCTGTTAAAGAAGACTCTAAAAGCAGCCCGGGCAAAACTTATGAAGACTCAGTGATTGATAAGAAG GATTCTGTCGCTACCAGCAGCCTTACTTTTGAAGATAACGTTAAAATAAGTACCGACCTTGCAA ATTCAGGAAACAGGTTTGCCAGCACTGGAGACTATAGTATGGCTGTGATGTATTTCACTGATGCCATCAAATTCAACCCTACAGAGTTTAA GTTGTTTGGCAATCGGTCCTTCTGTTTCGAAAAGATGCAGGAATACGAGAAGGCGCTGGCGGACGCCGAGTTGTCTCTCAGCATGTGTCCAGGCTGGGTTAAAGGTCTGTTTAGGAAGGGCAGAGCTCTGGCAGGACTGAAG AGGTACGATGAGGCGTCTCAGGCCTTCAGGGACGTTCTCAAACTGGAAGGGTCATATGCAGAGGCTGCCCAGGAACTGATGCGGGTGCAGATAACACAGCTAATG GGGTTTGGATTCACTCGGGAGCAGAGCTCAAATGCTTTAATTCTTCACGGGACCGTAGAAAAAGCATTAAAGGTTCTGTCCAAATTAAACAATCGACCTG CACCTGTTCAAAATGGCGCTCACCCAGCAGCTAGATTAGTAAACGTCGGTGGAGTTTCTCCCGTCCTGTCTGCCATAAAGCCCGCTCCTCATCCCCCTCAGTCCCACAATGCACCAAAACCTCCACACCTGAACAAACCTTTAGTGCCTGTCCAGAATATGTCAATTGTCAAGAGCCAACCACAACCTGTTCTTAACCAGGCTCCAAGGACCTACAGTACAGACCCTCGCCAACCGCA TGAGCTGTTTCCTATTTGGGTGGGAAACCTGTTTGAACCTCTAACTGAGTCGGATTTAAAACACCTGTTTAACAA GGCTGGAGTCATCCATAGTGTCAAGTTCCTGTCTTACAAACGCTGTGCCTTTGTGAACTACACAAAGCAAGAGTATTGTGATGAAGCAATCCGACGCTTTCAT
- the mfsd8 gene encoding major facilitator superfamily domain-containing protein 8: protein MSQFVDSDDTTPLLGDDACSDDSQDEDYKSRWRSIRVMYFTMFLSSVGFTIVITSLWPYLQRVDESVNASFLGWVVAAYSLGQMLASPIFGLWSNHRRRMEPLVCSILINLSANIYYAYAYLPTDNNRFHILLSRAFVGFGAGNVAVVRSYVAGATSLKERTGAMANMSACQALGFILGPALQACLSFIGENGVTVKFIDLQVNMYTAPALLAAVFGVINILLVVFLLREHRVDEHGRHLRAINYTSEDGDYLHEETEESIDQVAVLTSNILFFIVMFIFAVFETIATPLSMDMFAWTRKEAVLYNGIIICCIGFESILVFLVVKVASQRVGDRPVLLAGLAIIFCGFFILLPWGNQYPKIQWADIKNHSLVTQMSAATLGSNSSLEPIGCPFQQTWCQYTPVIHLAQFISSDFLIGIGYPACNVMSYTLYSKILGPKPQGVYMGWLTASGSGARTLGPVFVSQVYTILGPRWAFSLICGMVMGSIILLAALYHRLIAFSIRHGRTEG from the exons ATGTCTCAATTTGTAGACTCTGACGATACCACTCCACTGCTCGGGGATGATGCATGCAG TGATGACTCTCAGGATGAGGATTACAAGAGTCGATGGAGGTCCATCCGGGTCATgtacttcaccatgttcctcagCAGTGTCG gtttcacaattgtcatcacaTCACTCTGGCCCTATTTACAAAGG GTTGATGAGAGTGTCAATGCCAGCTTCCTGGGATGGGTGGTGGCGGCCTACAGTCTCGGTCAGATGCTTGCGTCACCCATTTTTGGCCTTTGGTCCAACCACCGGCGGagaatggagccactggtgtgCTCCATTCTCATCAACCTGTCAGCCAACATCTACTACGCCTATGCATACCTGCCCACAGACAACAACAGGTTCCACATACTGCTGTCTAGAGCCTTTGTGGGATTTGGAGCAG GTAATGTTGCTGTGGTGAGGTCCTATGTTGCTGGAGCTACATCACTGAAGGAGAGGACCGGTGCTATGGCAAACATGAGCGCCTGCCAGGCCTTGGGTTTTATTCTTGGGCCGG CTTTGCAGGCCTGCCTGTCATTCATTGGTGAGAATGGTGTCACGGTGAAGTTCATAGACCTGCAGGTCAACATGTACACAGCTCCTGCGTTGCTGGCTGCAGTTTTTGGTGTCATCAACATCCTGTTGGTTGTTTTCTTGCTGAG agAGCACCGTGTTGATGAACATGGAAGACACCTTCGAGCCATCAATTACACATCAGAAG ATGGAGATTACCTTCatgaagaaacagaggagagcaTCGATCAGGTAGCAGTCCTGACTTCCAACATCCTCTTCTTCATCGTCATGTTCATCTTTGCTGTCTTTGAGAC aattgCCACCCCTTTGTCCATGGACATGTTCGCTTGGACGCGTAAAGAAGCGGTGCTATACAACGGCATCATCATCTGCTGCATTGGATTTGAATCCATCCTGGTGTTTCTAGTTGTAAAAGTGGCCTCGCAAAG AGTTGGGGATCGTCCAGTGTTGCTTGCAGGCTTGGCCATTATATTCTGTGGCTTCTTCATTCTGCTTCCTTGGGGGAATCAGTACCCTAAAATCCAGTGGGCAG ACATCAAAAACCACTCTTTGGTAACTCAGATGTCGGCCGCCACGTTAGGCTCCAACAGCTCTCTGGAGCCAATAGGATGCCCATTCCAACAGACGTGGTGTCAGTATACTCCAGTTATCCACCTGGCCCAGTTCATCTCATCTGACTTCCTCATTGGGATCGGATATCCAGCCTGCAATGTCATGTCATACACACTATATTCTAAAATCCTGGGACCCAAACCTCAG GGTGTGTACATGGGGTGGTTGACAGCCTCAGGCAGCGGGGCTCGGACGTTGGGCCCAGTCTTCGTCTCCCAGGTCTACACCATCCTGGGACCCCGCTGGGCCTTTAGCCTGATCTGTGGCATGGTGATGGGGTCAATTATCCTTCTAGCCGCTCTCTACCACAGACTCATTGCCTTTTCTATACGCCACGGGAGGACCGAAGGATAA